TGATCACCTCGGTGCTCGCTGTCGAGCGGGCGCCCGTCGTCGAGGGCACGACGACCGAGGCGGCGCTGCTCGCGGCGGAGTCGGTCATCACCTACCGACGCCGGCTGACCAGCGGTCTCGGCGGGCTCTCCCCGCTCCAGGCCGCCGTCGACCTGCTGCTGCGCGACGGGAGCAACCCGCGCTCGGTGGGGTTCCAGGTCGAGCGGCTCGTCGAGGACCTCGAGCTCCTCGAGGACGAGCTCGTGCTGCCGTGGGTGCGCGAGCTCCGCGACCGCATCGCCGCACTCGACCTCGAGGAGCTCTTCGCCGACGGGCGCCAGCCCCTCTCGCGCGCGCTCACCGGCATCGGTGCCGACCTGCGCCAGGTCCACCGGGCCCTCGACGAGACCTACTTCCAGCGCAAGGCGGAGGGCCGCACGATCCAGTGGTTCCAGTGGAGCAGCGGGGAGGGGTCCTGGTGAGCTCCACACCCGACCGGCCGCCCGCCCCCGAGCCGACGACGACCGGCCCCGGACCGACGATCAGCCCGGAGCACCACACCCGCCGTCGGTACGAGGTGCGCCACCGCACCACCTACACCTACGAGGAGTACGTCACCGACTCCTACGGCCGGGCGATGCTGCGCCCGCGGAGCACGCCCCAGCAGCGCATCATCGAGCACGACGTGGAGATCGTGCCCGAGCCGCACATCCACACCGAGCACGTCGACCACTTCGGCAACTTCTCCAGCTTCTACGAGGTGCGCACCCCGCACACCGTCCTCGAGGTGTCCAAGCGCAGCATCGCGGAGGTCGACTGGCCGGCGCCGGACATGGAGCGGCTCGACTCCTGGACCGTCGCCGAGGTCGCCGCGGCGGTCTCCGAGGGGGAGGGCATCGACCGGGCCGAGGCGGCGCAGTACCTGCTCCCCTCCTCGCTCGTGGACCTCGACCCGGAGGTCATCGCCTACGCGGCGGGGATCCTGCCGCCCGACCGGCCCTTCGGCAGCGCCCTGATGGCCCTCTACTCCGACATCTACCGCGACTTCACCTACGCCAAGGGTGCGACGAGCGTGAAGACGACCCTGCCGGAGCTGCTCCGGGGGCGGGCCGGTGTGTGCCAGGACTTCGCGCACCTGGCCATCGGGTGCCTGCGGGCCGTCGGCATCCCCGCCAGGTACGTCTCCGGGTACATCGAGACCCGCCCTCCGCCCGGCGAGGCCAAGCTCGAGGGCTCCGACGCCTCGCACGCCTGGGCGGCGGCGATGACGCCGGAGGGCGACTGGGTGGACATCGACCCCACGAACAACCACTTCGCCGACTCGCGCTACATCGTCACCGGCTGGGGCCGTGACTTCCGCGACGTCTCCCCGCTGAAGGGCATCATCTTCTCCGAGGGCAGCGGCTCGACGCTGGACGTCGGTGTCGACGTCATCCGGTTGGGCACGGGCGATCCACGGGAGAGCGGCGCGTCGGGTGCCGACGACGGCCAGTAATCTGGCGACCATGCCCACGACCGCCTTCGTCCTCGGTGGAGGGGGCGTTCTCGGGGCCACCCAGGTCGGGATGCTCCAGGCGCTCCTGGCCGCCGACGTCACACCCGACCTCGTCGTCGGGACGAGCATCGGTGCGGTCAACGGCGCCTTCGTCGCGGCGGACCCCACGGCGGAGGGGGTCGCCCGCCTCGAGGAGCTGTGGCGCGACGTCGTCGTCTCCGGCGAGATGGGCGAGAGCCCGGTGCGCCAGGCGGCCCGCTTCGCCAGGTACCGCACCCACGTGATGCGAAGGGGACTGATCCCCGACCTCGTCGAGCGGCACCTCGGCGTGGAGCAGTTCGAGGACCTGGCCGTCCCCTTCCAGTGCGTCGCCGCGGAGATCGAGGGCTCGGCCTCGCGGTGGTTCACCTCCGGGCCGGTCGCCCCGGCGGTCGCCGCCAGCTGCGCGGTCCCGGGGCTCTTCGCCCCCGTGGAGATCGACGGCGCCCACTACTACGACGGCGGCCTCGTGCACTCCATCCCGGTGGGGAGGGCGATCGCGCTCGGCGCCACCGTCGTCCACGTGCTCCAAGTCGGTCGGGTCGAGCAGCCGCTGGCCGTGCCGCGCAACCCGCTGGTCGTCGGGCTCGTCGCCTTCGAGATCGCCCGGCGGCACCGCTTCGTCGAGGAGATCGCCGAGGTCCCCGACGACGTGCGGCTGCACGTGCTGCCCAGCGGTGTCGACCGCACGCCGACGGCCTCGCTCATCGGCCAGGGCTCGGTCGCGAAGGTCGAGGACCGGATGGCCCGCGCCTTCGACGCCACGAGTGCCTACCTGCGGGGGACCACCTCGTGAGGATCAGCTCCCTCCCTTCGCTCCCGGCGCCGCCGTACTGGCTGCGGCTGGTCCTGCAGGGGATCTACCCGCTCGTCGGGATCTTCTTCTCGCTGCTCTTCGTC
Above is a window of Janibacter cremeus DNA encoding:
- a CDS encoding transglutaminase family protein; amino-acid sequence: MSSTPDRPPAPEPTTTGPGPTISPEHHTRRRYEVRHRTTYTYEEYVTDSYGRAMLRPRSTPQQRIIEHDVEIVPEPHIHTEHVDHFGNFSSFYEVRTPHTVLEVSKRSIAEVDWPAPDMERLDSWTVAEVAAAVSEGEGIDRAEAAQYLLPSSLVDLDPEVIAYAAGILPPDRPFGSALMALYSDIYRDFTYAKGATSVKTTLPELLRGRAGVCQDFAHLAIGCLRAVGIPARYVSGYIETRPPPGEAKLEGSDASHAWAAAMTPEGDWVDIDPTNNHFADSRYIVTGWGRDFRDVSPLKGIIFSEGSGSTLDVGVDVIRLGTGDPRESGASGADDGQ
- a CDS encoding patatin-like phospholipase family protein, with translation MPTTAFVLGGGGVLGATQVGMLQALLAADVTPDLVVGTSIGAVNGAFVAADPTAEGVARLEELWRDVVVSGEMGESPVRQAARFARYRTHVMRRGLIPDLVERHLGVEQFEDLAVPFQCVAAEIEGSASRWFTSGPVAPAVAASCAVPGLFAPVEIDGAHYYDGGLVHSIPVGRAIALGATVVHVLQVGRVEQPLAVPRNPLVVGLVAFEIARRHRFVEEIAEVPDDVRLHVLPSGVDRTPTASLIGQGSVAKVEDRMARAFDATSAYLRGTTS